In a genomic window of Sinorhizobium meliloti:
- a CDS encoding sugar phosphate isomerase/epimerase family protein → MSNPAKSIRVGTMISATKGEAAKRIGEIADLGFESFEPFFWQTTNGQDLAELGKRCREAIGDRDITISTLGMFGNPLEETDIDLQSLQGWKDCIDNAHHFGATCVAGFTGRIRNRPLTDSLPRYRKVWRELAQRAADKGVKIAFENCAMDGNWATGDWNIAHNPDAWELIFNETPDDNIGLEWEPCHQMVYLIDPLPQIRKWAHKIFHVHGKDATIRWDVIREHGIFGKEKFVFMRTPGFGDSNWTDIISELRLAGWSGSIDIEGWHDPVYRDALEMTGQVHALNYLKGCRGGDFVADPA, encoded by the coding sequence ATGAGCAATCCAGCCAAATCCATCCGCGTCGGCACCATGATCAGCGCCACAAAGGGCGAAGCCGCGAAGCGCATAGGCGAGATCGCCGATCTTGGGTTCGAAAGCTTCGAACCCTTCTTCTGGCAGACCACCAACGGCCAGGATCTTGCCGAGCTCGGCAAGCGCTGCCGTGAGGCGATCGGCGACCGCGACATCACGATCTCGACGCTCGGCATGTTCGGCAATCCGCTGGAGGAGACCGACATCGACCTCCAGAGCCTGCAGGGCTGGAAGGACTGCATCGACAACGCTCACCATTTCGGCGCGACATGCGTTGCCGGCTTTACCGGACGCATCCGCAACCGGCCGCTGACCGACAGCCTGCCGCGCTACCGCAAGGTCTGGCGCGAGCTCGCCCAGCGCGCCGCCGACAAGGGCGTAAAGATCGCCTTCGAGAACTGCGCCATGGACGGCAACTGGGCAACCGGCGACTGGAACATCGCTCACAATCCGGACGCCTGGGAACTCATCTTCAACGAGACGCCGGACGATAACATCGGCCTGGAGTGGGAGCCTTGCCACCAGATGGTCTATCTGATCGATCCGCTGCCGCAGATCCGCAAATGGGCGCACAAGATCTTCCATGTGCACGGCAAGGACGCGACGATCCGCTGGGACGTCATCCGCGAGCACGGCATCTTCGGCAAGGAGAAGTTCGTCTTCATGCGCACGCCCGGGTTCGGCGACAGCAACTGGACCGACATCATCTCGGAACTCCGGCTCGCCGGCTGGTCCGGTTCGATCGACATCGAAGGCTGGCATGACCCGGTATATCGCGATGCGCTGGAAATGACGGGCCAGGTGCACGCTCTGAATTATCTGAAAGGCTGCCGCGGCGGCGACTTCGTCGCCGATCCGGCCTGA
- a CDS encoding Gfo/Idh/MocA family protein produces MAKGWLKAIAADRELQSAIRIVGLVDVNPEAARALAVEFEIEDAVIGSDLDRVLTEAAPDILFDIVVPTARRDVVATALRHGCHVLSEKPMAASLEAGRELIELARNAGRIHAIVQNRRFISGIRRIRRFIESGAIGDLTGIHCDFFIGAHFGGFREEMEHVLLLDMAIHTFDAARFIADKTPLAVYCHEENPQGSWYAHGAAATAIFELSDNVTFTYRGSWCAEGANTSWESEWRIIGTKGTLLWDGAEALSANRVAGSEGFFRPLVPVEVPEPADPLETHGHASVIADFVAAVRSGTKPETAGDDNINSLAMVFAAIESARTRQRVTI; encoded by the coding sequence ATGGCCAAAGGTTGGCTCAAGGCGATCGCCGCGGACCGCGAACTCCAGTCGGCAATCCGGATCGTCGGGCTTGTCGACGTGAACCCCGAAGCGGCTCGTGCGCTCGCGGTGGAGTTCGAGATCGAAGACGCCGTTATCGGTTCGGACCTCGATCGCGTGTTGACGGAAGCGGCACCCGACATCCTCTTCGACATTGTCGTACCGACGGCGCGCCGCGACGTGGTCGCCACCGCGCTCAGGCATGGCTGTCACGTGCTGAGCGAAAAGCCGATGGCGGCCTCGCTCGAAGCCGGCCGCGAGCTGATCGAACTCGCCAGGAATGCGGGCAGGATCCATGCAATCGTACAGAACCGCCGCTTCATCTCCGGCATACGCCGCATCCGCCGCTTTATCGAAAGCGGCGCGATCGGCGATCTGACGGGCATCCATTGCGACTTCTTCATCGGCGCGCATTTCGGTGGTTTTCGCGAAGAGATGGAGCATGTGCTGCTTCTCGACATGGCGATCCACACCTTCGATGCCGCCCGGTTCATCGCCGACAAGACGCCGCTCGCCGTATATTGCCACGAAGAAAACCCGCAGGGCTCCTGGTACGCGCACGGCGCGGCCGCCACCGCGATATTCGAGCTTTCCGACAATGTGACCTTCACCTATCGCGGTTCCTGGTGTGCCGAAGGGGCCAATACGAGCTGGGAAAGCGAGTGGCGGATCATCGGCACCAAGGGCACGCTGCTCTGGGATGGCGCCGAGGCGCTGAGCGCCAACCGTGTCGCCGGCAGCGAGGGTTTCTTCCGGCCACTCGTACCGGTCGAAGTTCCCGAACCAGCCGATCCGCTTGAGACGCACGGACATGCCAGCGTCATCGCCGATTTCGTCGCTGCGGTCCGATCCGGCACCAAGCCGGAGACAGCGGGCGACGACAATATCAACAGCCTTGCCATGGTCTTTGCGGCGATCGAAAGCGCCCGCACCCGGCAACGCGTGACAATCTGA
- a CDS encoding LacI family DNA-binding transcriptional regulator translates to MKGIRRLAQHLDISIGTVSRALNGRPDVNEETRRRVLEAAERLGYVANQSGRSLRQGTTNIIGFMMQTGTEITGQGDTFFMSVFDGVQAVFARHKLDLVALLCSSEEDPTDYLRRVVARGFADGLILSATRRHDPRIEFLAERNIPFVTLGRSLTDAGRPWLDLDFEGMAQIAIDRLVARGHRRIAVTRPHDDANLGYIFVDRCREALAAHGLPLEEELIFRSTPNETGGYQIARELLALEDRPTAALLVNETIAIGFYQGLSEAGVRPGRDIAVIGRYSPHAHFLSPPLTCFRLSLRNLGIALAETLLSTMPAFKHHYPQAPVNAVWPMELVEGESDGFLVNGDESRG, encoded by the coding sequence ATGAAGGGAATTCGGCGCCTGGCGCAACATCTCGATATTTCGATCGGAACCGTTTCGCGCGCACTGAACGGCCGCCCCGACGTCAATGAGGAGACGCGCAGGCGTGTCCTGGAGGCGGCTGAAAGGCTCGGCTATGTGGCGAACCAGTCTGGCCGCAGCCTGAGGCAGGGCACCACCAACATCATTGGCTTCATGATGCAGACCGGAACGGAGATCACCGGCCAGGGCGACACGTTCTTCATGAGCGTCTTCGACGGCGTGCAGGCGGTTTTCGCCAGGCACAAGCTCGACCTCGTTGCCCTGCTCTGCTCGTCGGAGGAAGATCCGACCGATTACCTGCGCCGCGTCGTCGCGCGCGGTTTTGCCGACGGGTTGATCCTTTCGGCAACGCGGCGCCACGATCCGCGCATAGAGTTTCTGGCCGAACGCAACATCCCCTTCGTAACGCTCGGCCGAAGCCTGACGGATGCCGGCCGCCCCTGGCTCGACCTCGATTTCGAGGGAATGGCGCAGATTGCCATCGACCGTCTGGTTGCGCGCGGACATCGCCGCATCGCGGTCACCCGTCCGCACGACGATGCCAACCTCGGCTACATCTTCGTCGACCGTTGCCGAGAAGCGCTTGCCGCGCATGGCCTTCCCTTGGAGGAAGAGTTGATCTTCCGATCGACGCCGAACGAGACCGGCGGCTATCAGATCGCGCGCGAGCTCCTGGCGCTCGAGGACCGACCGACGGCGGCCCTGCTCGTCAATGAGACGATTGCCATCGGTTTCTACCAGGGCCTCTCCGAAGCGGGCGTCAGGCCGGGCCGCGACATTGCGGTGATCGGGCGCTACAGCCCGCATGCACACTTTCTCTCGCCGCCGCTCACCTGCTTTCGCTTGTCGCTGCGCAACCTCGGCATAGCGCTTGCGGAAACGCTTCTGTCGACCATGCCTGCCTTCAAGCACCATTATCCGCAAGCGCCGGTAAACGCGGTCTGGCCGATGGAACTGGTCGAGGGCGAAAGCGACGGCTTTCTCGTCAATGGCGACGAAAGTCGTGGCTGA
- the ampC gene encoding class C beta-lactamase, with protein MTKISATKFAVAAAALLCCGAGAHAADRGDEGQLARVVDETIRPLMKENGVPGMAVAVTARGKRYIFNYGLASKASGQKVTDETLFEIGSISKTFTATLASYAEARGDLVLSDPAGKYLPAFAGTSFDEISLLDLGTYAAGGLPLQFPDSVADQKSMIDYYRGWRPTYAAGTYRLYSNPSIGLFGYLAATSMGEPFADLMEKRIFPALGLTSTFIAVPQDRLDDYAYGYSKAGKPIRVTRGVLDSEAYGVKTTAADLIRVVEANMDGTSLDETIRRAIAATHTGYFKVGPMTQGLGWEMYPYPTKLDDLLAGNSSRMALEPHKVTRLVPPAAPRENVWINKTGSTNGFGAYAAFVPAERIGIVMLANRNYPIPARVKAAYRILSTLESDPGSADAR; from the coding sequence ATGACAAAGATTTCCGCGACGAAATTCGCAGTGGCTGCGGCTGCTTTGCTCTGCTGCGGAGCCGGTGCGCACGCCGCCGACCGAGGCGATGAAGGACAGCTTGCACGCGTAGTGGACGAGACGATCCGGCCGCTGATGAAGGAGAATGGCGTTCCGGGAATGGCGGTCGCGGTCACCGCCCGCGGAAAGAGGTACATCTTCAATTACGGCCTCGCGTCGAAAGCGAGCGGGCAGAAGGTCACCGACGAAACGCTGTTCGAGATCGGCTCGATCAGCAAGACCTTCACGGCGACGCTCGCATCCTATGCCGAAGCGCGTGGGGACTTGGTCCTGTCCGATCCTGCCGGCAAATACCTGCCGGCGTTCGCCGGAACGAGCTTCGACGAGATCAGCCTTCTCGATCTCGGGACCTATGCCGCCGGCGGACTGCCCTTGCAGTTTCCCGATTCCGTTGCCGATCAGAAGAGCATGATCGACTACTACAGGGGCTGGCGCCCGACCTATGCCGCCGGCACGTACAGGCTCTACTCGAACCCGAGCATCGGCCTCTTCGGCTATCTCGCCGCAACGAGCATGGGCGAACCCTTCGCCGATCTGATGGAGAAGAGGATATTCCCGGCCCTCGGCCTGACGAGCACCTTCATAGCCGTGCCGCAGGACCGGCTGGACGACTATGCCTATGGTTATTCGAAAGCCGGCAAGCCCATCCGCGTCACGCGCGGCGTTCTCGACTCTGAAGCTTACGGCGTGAAAACGACCGCTGCCGATCTGATCCGCGTCGTTGAGGCGAACATGGATGGCACGAGCCTGGACGAGACGATCCGGCGCGCAATCGCCGCAACGCATACGGGATATTTCAAGGTCGGCCCCATGACGCAGGGGCTCGGTTGGGAGATGTATCCCTATCCGACGAAGCTCGACGATCTGCTCGCCGGCAATTCCAGCCGGATGGCACTCGAGCCGCACAAGGTCACCAGACTCGTTCCACCCGCGGCGCCCAGGGAAAACGTGTGGATCAACAAGACCGGCTCGACCAACGGGTTCGGCGCCTATGCAGCCTTCGTCCCGGCCGAGCGCATCGGCATCGTGATGCTGGCCAACAGGAACTACCCGATTCCTGCCCGCGTGAAAGCCGCATACCGGATCCTGTCGACGCTCGAGAGCGACCCCGGATCCGCAGACGCCCGCTGA
- a CDS encoding ArsR/SmtB family transcription factor: protein METKLLTVDPIKDADVVQALGSATRIEMLNLLRLKGPLNVNEIATHMGLPQSTTATNLKSLERAGLIQTHTMKATKGNQKICSSIYGEILIRFDDRTNLADDVVTVSMPIGLFTEFEVEAPCGLCSINNVIGMLDVQEVFLDPQRMQAALLWFTRGYVEYKFPNNAKVTGRTVRKIEFSAELSSETPATNANWPSDISIWINGIKAGYWTSPGDYGDRRGMYSPAWWKLSGSQYGKLKTWSIDDRGTWIDGAMVSTQTINSLGIPDHHSIRFRIGIDEKAENPGGLNIFGKGFGDFDQDIVMTIYF from the coding sequence ATGGAGACGAAGCTTCTTACAGTGGACCCGATCAAGGATGCGGATGTCGTCCAGGCATTGGGCTCGGCAACGCGCATCGAGATGCTCAACCTTCTGCGCCTGAAGGGGCCTCTGAACGTCAACGAGATCGCGACCCATATGGGCCTGCCGCAATCGACGACGGCGACCAACCTCAAGTCTCTGGAGAGGGCCGGCCTCATCCAGACGCATACGATGAAGGCGACCAAGGGCAACCAGAAGATCTGTTCCAGCATCTACGGCGAGATCCTCATCCGTTTCGACGACCGCACCAATCTTGCGGACGACGTCGTGACCGTCAGCATGCCGATCGGCCTTTTCACCGAATTCGAGGTGGAAGCGCCCTGCGGACTCTGCTCGATCAACAACGTCATAGGCATGCTCGACGTCCAGGAAGTCTTTCTCGATCCGCAGCGCATGCAGGCCGCACTGCTCTGGTTCACGCGCGGCTATGTCGAATACAAGTTTCCGAACAATGCCAAGGTCACGGGGCGGACGGTCCGGAAGATCGAGTTCTCCGCCGAACTGAGCTCCGAGACGCCGGCCACCAACGCCAACTGGCCCTCCGATATCTCCATCTGGATCAATGGCATCAAGGCCGGCTACTGGACGTCGCCCGGTGATTATGGCGACCGGCGGGGCATGTATTCGCCGGCCTGGTGGAAACTCAGCGGCTCGCAATACGGCAAGCTCAAGACCTGGTCCATTGACGACCGCGGTACATGGATCGACGGCGCGATGGTGTCGACTCAGACGATAAATTCCCTCGGCATACCGGATCATCATTCGATACGGTTCCGGATAGGCATCGACGAGAAGGCGGAGAACCCCGGAGGGCTGAACATCTTCGGCAAGGGTTTCGGCGATTTCGATCAGGACATCGTCATGACGATCTATTTCTAG
- a CDS encoding carbohydrate ABC transporter permease, producing the protein MQRKSIGNILLLLLTLCVACMWAFPLYWAAVTSMKPEQEVISKTTFIPDVFNFSAYYFALFETNLATWYVNSLVTSITVTVVVILISVMCAYALSQIVFPGRRLLYGIILASFMVPSQALVVSQFVLMYRFGLINSWGGIILPQLIVPVVVIVYKQFFDSVPKELREAAKLDGCGDFQILFRLYLPLNWGITTALAIITYIMAWNAFLWPFLVTNSEEMMTVTVGITQVDDAFGVKYARDMAVAILAAMPVALAYLLFQKRVTQALMLSSGIKG; encoded by the coding sequence ATGCAACGGAAATCCATCGGCAATATCCTTCTTCTGCTTCTTACCCTGTGCGTCGCGTGCATGTGGGCGTTTCCCCTCTACTGGGCGGCGGTGACGTCGATGAAGCCGGAACAGGAGGTCATCAGCAAGACGACCTTCATCCCCGACGTCTTCAACTTCTCGGCCTATTATTTCGCTTTGTTCGAGACCAATCTCGCAACCTGGTATGTGAACTCGCTCGTCACCTCGATAACCGTCACCGTGGTCGTCATCCTGATCAGCGTAATGTGCGCCTATGCGCTGTCGCAGATCGTCTTTCCGGGCCGGCGGCTCCTCTACGGGATCATTCTCGCGAGCTTCATGGTTCCCTCCCAGGCCCTGGTCGTTTCGCAATTCGTGCTGATGTACCGCTTTGGCCTGATCAACAGCTGGGGCGGCATCATCCTGCCGCAGCTCATCGTCCCGGTGGTCGTGATCGTCTACAAGCAATTCTTCGACTCCGTGCCGAAAGAGCTGCGCGAGGCGGCGAAGCTCGACGGCTGCGGCGATTTCCAGATCCTGTTCCGGCTTTATCTTCCGCTCAACTGGGGGATCACGACGGCGCTGGCGATCATCACTTACATCATGGCCTGGAACGCCTTCCTCTGGCCGTTCCTCGTGACGAATTCGGAGGAGATGATGACGGTGACCGTCGGTATCACGCAGGTCGACGACGCCTTCGGCGTGAAATATGCACGCGACATGGCCGTCGCAATTCTCGCGGCGATGCCGGTCGCGCTCGCCTATCTGCTCTTCCAGAAGAGGGTGACGCAGGCGCTGATGCTGTCATCCGGCATCAAGGGCTGA
- a CDS encoding carbohydrate ABC transporter permease, with protein sequence MTSERRSKTLTAVLMITPFVITYLTVFAYPVYKMFALSFTNAPLIGEGEWVGFDNYLKLLNQKLFFTSVWNTGYFVVLTVVPNTLIGLGLALMVVRLKGWLQSLILVLFFLPYILPVSVVTQIWEWVLDQQFGIAQHVIEFVTGRRISVFRDPLWAMPMVALVTVWWTNGFNLLLFIAGLRNIPADYYEAAMLDGATRWQCFKRITWPLIWPVTALVLTLQLILQLKIFDQVYLMTEGGPFNSTYVLLQLVYREAFRLNHGGLGSAVAVFLFLIIVTVSVLQYQLLRVRGR encoded by the coding sequence ATGACGAGCGAGAGACGGAGCAAGACGCTGACCGCGGTTCTGATGATCACACCGTTCGTGATCACCTATCTGACGGTCTTTGCGTATCCCGTCTACAAGATGTTCGCCTTGAGCTTTACCAACGCGCCGCTGATCGGCGAAGGCGAGTGGGTCGGCTTCGACAATTATCTGAAGCTGCTCAACCAGAAACTGTTCTTCACATCTGTGTGGAACACGGGCTATTTCGTCGTGCTCACCGTCGTACCCAACACGCTGATCGGTCTCGGTCTGGCGCTCATGGTCGTGCGCCTCAAAGGCTGGCTTCAGAGCCTCATCCTGGTGCTGTTCTTCCTGCCCTATATCCTGCCTGTCTCGGTCGTGACGCAGATCTGGGAGTGGGTGCTCGATCAGCAATTCGGGATTGCGCAACATGTCATCGAATTCGTCACCGGCAGGCGCATCAGTGTCTTTCGCGATCCTCTCTGGGCAATGCCTATGGTGGCCCTCGTCACCGTCTGGTGGACCAACGGCTTCAACCTTCTGCTTTTCATAGCCGGCCTGCGCAACATTCCGGCCGACTATTACGAGGCGGCAATGCTCGACGGCGCGACGCGCTGGCAATGCTTCAAGCGCATCACGTGGCCGCTGATCTGGCCGGTCACCGCGCTCGTCCTGACACTGCAACTCATCCTGCAGCTCAAGATTTTCGATCAGGTCTATCTGATGACGGAAGGCGGTCCCTTCAACTCGACCTACGTCCTGCTTCAGCTCGTCTATCGCGAGGCGTTCCGCCTCAACCACGGCGGGCTCGGCTCGGCTGTGGCGGTCTTCCTGTTCCTGATCATCGTGACCGTATCGGTGCTTCAGTACCAGCTTCTGCGCGTGAGGGGGCGCTGA
- a CDS encoding ABC transporter substrate-binding protein — MKKLLKLALAGALAVLPSAVAHAQTDITWWDFLSGGDGVRMKALIKEFNDTHPDIRINATTLEWGVPFYSKVQTAAAVGQQPDIMTYHLSRFPLAIPSGVLRPLAPEELEAAGIKKENYVEASWNSASADGQTYGIPFDVHSVVLYYNKNILKEAGLLGDDGLPKGLDGLDNFNAALEKIKATGKVQYPLSLHTDEGGSMWRVFYTLLSQQGAKFIEGEEILPGEAGVKALTSMANWVSSGYSPELISYEASIALFTSGKAAMHINGVWEVPTMVDLEKNNDLGFEWGAVQIPVLMGQPATWADSHAFAVPNSEEKPISPEKLKVVLQIIAWMNEHSISWAGAGHIPAYKPVTESAEFKAMQPNSTYVKLADTAVFDPVSPLAGVGGPIYEATQNFIVPALNGQLDPADAIEQMREELKSQM; from the coding sequence GTGAAGAAGCTACTGAAACTTGCCCTTGCGGGTGCGCTGGCGGTCCTGCCTTCGGCAGTTGCCCATGCGCAGACGGACATTACCTGGTGGGACTTCCTGAGCGGCGGCGACGGCGTCCGCATGAAGGCGCTCATCAAGGAGTTCAACGACACGCACCCGGACATCCGCATCAACGCGACCACGCTCGAATGGGGCGTACCCTTCTACAGCAAGGTCCAGACGGCGGCCGCCGTCGGCCAGCAGCCCGACATCATGACCTATCATCTGTCACGCTTCCCGCTTGCCATACCCTCGGGCGTTCTGCGGCCGCTGGCACCTGAAGAGCTCGAGGCAGCCGGAATCAAGAAGGAAAATTATGTCGAAGCGAGCTGGAACTCGGCTTCTGCCGACGGCCAGACCTATGGCATTCCCTTCGACGTGCATTCGGTTGTCCTCTACTACAACAAGAACATTCTGAAGGAGGCGGGCCTGCTCGGGGACGACGGCCTGCCGAAGGGCCTGGACGGGCTCGACAACTTCAACGCCGCCCTCGAAAAGATCAAGGCGACCGGCAAGGTCCAATATCCGCTTTCGCTCCACACCGACGAAGGCGGCTCGATGTGGCGGGTATTCTACACGCTCCTTTCCCAGCAGGGCGCCAAGTTCATCGAAGGCGAGGAGATCCTGCCCGGCGAGGCCGGCGTCAAGGCGCTGACATCGATGGCCAACTGGGTTTCGTCCGGCTATTCGCCGGAACTCATATCCTATGAGGCTTCGATCGCGCTTTTCACCTCCGGCAAGGCGGCCATGCACATCAACGGCGTTTGGGAAGTGCCGACGATGGTCGATCTCGAGAAGAACAACGATCTCGGCTTCGAATGGGGCGCTGTCCAGATCCCGGTTCTGATGGGACAGCCTGCAACCTGGGCGGACTCCCATGCCTTTGCCGTTCCGAACAGCGAAGAAAAGCCGATCTCGCCGGAGAAGCTGAAAGTGGTTCTCCAGATCATTGCCTGGATGAACGAACACAGCATCTCCTGGGCCGGTGCCGGCCACATTCCAGCCTATAAACCGGTGACCGAGAGCGCCGAATTCAAAGCGATGCAGCCGAATTCGACCTACGTCAAGCTCGCCGACACCGCGGTATTCGATCCCGTCTCTCCGCTGGCCGGCGTTGGCGGACCGATCTACGAGGCGACGCAGAATTTCATCGTGCCTGCCTTGAACGGCCAGCTCGATCCGGCGGATGCCATCGAGCAGATGCGCGAAGAACTGAAGAGCCAGATGTAA
- a CDS encoding sn-glycerol-3-phosphate ABC transporter ATP-binding protein UgpC, with protein MSGIKLTGVSKSFGAVKVIHDVDIEIGQGEFAVFVGPSGCGKSTLLRMIAGLEETTGGEIRIDAEDVTHREPSKRGVAMVFQSYALYPHLSVFDNMAFSLSIARRPKAEIEQKVKAAAEILRLSDYLNSKPSQLSGGQRQRVAIGRAIVREPRVFLFDEPLSNLDAELRVKMRMEIARLHRQIGATMVYVTHDQVEAMTLADRIVVLKAGVVQQTGAPLELYRNPDNMFVAGFIGSPGMNFLKARVVPGGGDRLTIELHDAPGVPFEIPARAGVAPGEEIFIGVRPEHITLGEREGGVGLDVTAEFIEELGGTGYLHALTTTGEEMTIECRGDERPQPKQAVRLTLAPEEMFAFEGSGDRLR; from the coding sequence ATGTCCGGAATCAAATTGACCGGCGTCAGCAAGTCGTTCGGCGCCGTGAAGGTGATCCATGATGTCGATATCGAAATAGGGCAGGGCGAGTTCGCTGTCTTCGTCGGGCCCTCGGGCTGCGGGAAGTCGACACTGTTGCGCATGATCGCGGGGCTGGAGGAGACGACCGGCGGCGAAATCAGGATCGATGCCGAGGACGTCACCCACAGGGAGCCATCGAAGCGCGGCGTCGCCATGGTCTTCCAGTCCTATGCGCTCTATCCGCACCTCTCCGTATTCGACAATATGGCGTTCAGCCTTTCCATCGCCCGCCGGCCGAAGGCGGAGATCGAGCAGAAGGTCAAGGCAGCCGCGGAAATCCTTCGGCTCTCGGACTATCTGAACAGCAAGCCGAGCCAGCTTTCGGGCGGCCAGCGTCAACGGGTCGCAATCGGGCGCGCAATCGTGCGCGAGCCGCGGGTCTTCCTTTTCGACGAGCCGCTTTCGAACCTCGATGCCGAGCTCAGGGTCAAGATGCGCATGGAGATTGCCCGGCTGCACCGCCAGATCGGGGCGACGATGGTCTACGTCACCCACGATCAGGTCGAGGCGATGACCCTGGCGGACAGGATCGTCGTGCTGAAGGCCGGCGTCGTTCAACAAACGGGTGCGCCCCTCGAGCTTTATCGCAATCCGGACAACATGTTCGTTGCGGGCTTCATCGGCTCGCCTGGGATGAATTTCCTGAAGGCACGCGTCGTTCCCGGCGGCGGCGACAGGCTCACGATCGAGCTCCACGACGCGCCAGGAGTTCCGTTCGAAATTCCGGCTCGGGCGGGTGTCGCCCCGGGCGAAGAGATTTTCATCGGGGTAAGGCCGGAGCACATCACGCTCGGCGAACGGGAGGGCGGCGTCGGCCTGGACGTGACGGCCGAGTTCATCGAGGAACTCGGCGGGACCGGCTACCTGCACGCCCTCACGACGACGGGGGAGGAAATGACCATCGAGTGCCGCGGCGACGAGCGGCCGCAACCCAAGCAGGCGGTCCGCCTGACCTTGGCACCCGAGGAGATGTTCGCCTTCGAGGGAAGCGGCGATCGGCTCCGTTGA
- a CDS encoding alpha-N-arabinofuranosidase: MRAKATLNREYTISSVDKRVYGSFLEHMGRAVYTGIYEPGHENADKDGFRTDVLDMVRDLDMPIVRYPGGNFVSAYRWEDGIGPREERPVRLDLAWRTRETNQVGVNEFADWAKLAGTEMMLAMNLGSRGLDDARNFLEYCNHPGGTYWSDLRAKHGYKEPHNVRIWCLGNEMDGPWQVGHKSAAEYGHLANEVSKAFKYFDKTLETVVCGSSNDKMKSYPEWEATVLEASYDSVDYISLHKYFGNEEQDTLNYYAKAIELDRYIVTIGGVIDYIKAKKRSKRDVKICFDEWNVWYHDRKEDGERIASWDWPEAPPLLEELYNLEDAIFVGSLLNVFIRRSDRVKIACMAQLVNVIAPILTKAGGPAWRQSIYYPLQYASKYGRGTALTVAQSGPTYDCEVAQDVPYLDLSAVLHEDGKSIAVFAINRSLDEPLGLTLDLQGFKGAKIVEHQMLAGDDLKARNSVEDQNRIVPKAGRELAIDDAGTLVGSLPPRSYHFVLLSVASA; encoded by the coding sequence ATGCGAGCGAAGGCTACCCTTAATCGGGAATATACAATCTCGTCCGTCGACAAGCGGGTCTACGGCTCGTTCCTGGAGCATATGGGCCGTGCCGTTTATACGGGGATCTATGAGCCCGGCCACGAAAATGCGGATAAGGACGGCTTTCGAACCGATGTTTTGGATATGGTGCGCGATCTCGATATGCCGATCGTCCGCTATCCCGGCGGCAACTTCGTTTCCGCCTATCGCTGGGAGGACGGTATCGGGCCGCGCGAGGAGCGTCCGGTGCGCCTCGATCTCGCCTGGCGCACGCGCGAAACCAACCAGGTCGGCGTCAACGAGTTCGCCGATTGGGCAAAGCTTGCGGGTACCGAGATGATGCTGGCGATGAACCTCGGTTCACGCGGCCTCGACGACGCACGCAACTTCCTCGAATACTGCAATCATCCCGGCGGCACCTATTGGAGCGATCTGCGCGCAAAGCATGGCTACAAGGAGCCGCACAATGTACGCATCTGGTGCCTCGGTAACGAGATGGACGGACCTTGGCAGGTCGGTCACAAGAGTGCGGCCGAATACGGCCATCTCGCCAACGAGGTGAGCAAGGCCTTCAAATATTTCGACAAGACGCTGGAAACCGTCGTCTGCGGCTCCTCGAACGACAAGATGAAGTCCTACCCGGAATGGGAGGCGACGGTTCTCGAAGCGAGCTACGACAGCGTCGACTACATCTCGCTGCACAAATATTTCGGCAACGAGGAGCAGGACACCCTCAATTATTATGCCAAGGCGATCGAACTGGACCGGTACATAGTGACGATCGGCGGCGTGATCGACTACATCAAGGCGAAGAAGCGTTCGAAGCGCGACGTCAAGATCTGCTTCGACGAGTGGAACGTCTGGTATCACGACCGCAAGGAGGACGGCGAGCGGATTGCCAGCTGGGACTGGCCGGAAGCGCCGCCGCTGCTGGAAGAGCTCTACAATCTCGAGGATGCGATCTTCGTCGGCTCTCTGCTGAACGTCTTCATCCGGAGATCGGACCGCGTCAAGATCGCCTGCATGGCACAGCTGGTCAATGTCATAGCGCCGATCCTCACCAAGGCCGGCGGCCCCGCCTGGCGGCAGTCGATCTACTATCCGCTTCAATATGCCTCGAAATACGGCCGCGGCACCGCGCTCACCGTGGCGCAGTCCGGCCCCACCTACGATTGCGAGGTGGCTCAGGACGTGCCCTATCTCGACCTGTCGGCGGTGCTGCACGAGGACGGCAAGTCGATCGCCGTCTTCGCGATCAACCGCAGCCTCGACGAGCCGCTCGGCCTCACCCTCGATCTTCAGGGCTTCAAGGGGGCGAAGATCGTCGAGCACCAGATGCTCGCAGGCGACGACCTGAAGGCGCGTAACTCGGTCGAGGATCAGAACCGCATCGTTCCCAAAGCCGGCAGGGAACTCGCCATCGACGATGCGGGGACGCTGGTCGGTTCGCTGCCGCCGCGCTCCTACCACTTCGTCCTTTTGTCCGTCGCTTCTGCATAA